A single window of Pseudomonas lutea DNA harbors:
- a CDS encoding FHA domain-containing protein: MTAQISLTSLPDPSARVTPIPLLSITHGLHRGVSLALENPVYTVGSAGDVDLLLSDPGIAARHLALRFAAGQVAVEALCGDVIVVARHGQEIRIPVGSGHRARLPLTVRVGAAVLTLSPPPAGARAADTAAPIWRNKAQWVIALVLMCLCVGAFAYRGHPQASQASPGLSTPDGNRTVLGLNDERNRASAAQAKVWLEQQLDTASLTHITVNETGDQLSVEGRYDPADKSRWTSVQQAFDARFGQHVVLHSNVSARTEVAKPRVRFQAVWLGEHPYVVSDSGKRLYPGAVLADDWTLERIENNQVILARGAERFAFTL, encoded by the coding sequence ATGACCGCCCAGATTTCCCTGACATCGCTGCCTGATCCGTCGGCACGCGTCACACCCATTCCACTGCTGAGCATCACCCACGGCCTGCACCGAGGGGTAAGCCTGGCGCTTGAAAACCCTGTTTATACGGTTGGCAGCGCTGGCGATGTTGATTTGCTCCTCAGCGACCCCGGCATTGCCGCGCGGCATCTGGCGTTGCGCTTCGCAGCAGGTCAGGTGGCTGTCGAAGCGCTTTGCGGCGACGTCATCGTCGTCGCGCGCCACGGTCAGGAGATACGCATTCCAGTGGGCAGCGGCCACCGCGCCCGACTGCCCCTTACGGTCAGGGTCGGCGCTGCCGTGCTGACCCTCAGCCCACCGCCGGCTGGCGCACGGGCTGCAGATACGGCCGCACCCATCTGGCGGAATAAAGCGCAGTGGGTTATTGCCCTTGTGCTGATGTGCCTGTGTGTCGGCGCGTTCGCCTATCGCGGACACCCGCAAGCATCGCAAGCATCGCCTGGCCTCTCGACGCCCGACGGCAACCGCACCGTGCTCGGCCTTAATGACGAGCGGAATCGTGCGAGTGCCGCTCAGGCAAAGGTCTGGCTGGAGCAACAGCTCGATACCGCCAGCCTGACGCACATCACTGTCAACGAAACCGGCGACCAGCTAAGCGTAGAGGGCCGCTACGACCCTGCGGACAAAAGCCGCTGGACGAGCGTGCAACAAGCGTTCGACGCACGGTTTGGCCAGCACGTGGTGCTGCATTCGAATGTCTCGGCGCGCACCGAGGTGGCCAAACCCCGGGTGCGCTTCCAAGCCGTTTGGCTGGGTGAACACCCTTATGTGGTCAGTGACAGCGGCAAGCGCCTGTACCCCGGCGCTGTGCTGGCGGACGACTGGACGCTGGAGCGGATCGAGAACAATCAGGTGATCCTGGCACGCGGTGCGGAAAGGTTCGCCTTCACCTTATGA
- a CDS encoding tetratricopeptide repeat protein, with translation MRAEHLTRQEQDCVDLLKGMGELYRRGGQSQRGLVMLLIAVHLAPNDPHLLRNLAMAFTDSDQPERALGALEQLEQMQGVSPGLLLLRSRALWRTGRTESARDCFKGYLAARRAAQ, from the coding sequence ATGCGCGCTGAACATCTGACCCGGCAAGAGCAGGATTGCGTCGACCTGCTCAAAGGCATGGGCGAACTGTACCGCCGTGGCGGGCAGTCGCAGCGCGGTCTGGTGATGCTGCTGATTGCCGTGCACCTGGCACCGAATGACCCGCACCTGCTGCGTAACCTGGCGATGGCCTTCACCGACAGCGACCAGCCCGAACGCGCCCTCGGTGCCCTTGAGCAACTGGAGCAGATGCAAGGCGTCTCGCCGGGCCTGTTGCTGTTGCGCAGTCGCGCCTTGTGGCGCACCGGTCGTACCGAAAGCGCCCGCGACTGTTTCAAGGGTTATCTCGCTGCCAGGAGGGCCGCGCAATGA
- the sctV gene encoding type III secretion system export apparatus subunit SctV, protein MIILNRLNGLARIAARRSDVIIVAFMLMAIVMMIIPLPTWLVDVLIGLNISLSILILIVGFYISHSVEFSALPPLILLSTLFRLSLSITTTRLILLDGNAGHIVKAFGDFVIAGQVVVGLVVFLIITVAQFVVITKGAERVAEVAARFTLDAMPGKQMSIDNDLRNGDIDQPEARRRRSRLEQESQMFGAMDGAMKFVKGDAIAGLVILAVNLLGGMLIGMLERGMSFGDAVHTYSLLTVGDGLIAQIPALLISVAAGTVVTRVNNDNTDGNLGTEILHQLGASYMALGLTALILLGVALLPGFPSMVFIGLSIIFGFAAFVMYRRGQVLPAVSVPEAVEVQAVEEEQPEPMQMLGKPLDSRVLLSLGAGLAQAAPQVPLGQRIEALCHAIRADLGIEVPVPQIYLDPAMAANRFSIELEGVPVSEGELPGDYLLLTDDPLHAQLLEVPTLDAESPLNRRPAQWTERHHEDALQGAGIGFMRVDEVLRAVLERALRRYAADFLGIQETRGVLERLENTYGELVKEVLRILPLQRVAEVLRLLIAEGVSIRNQRSLLEAMVEWGAREPDALRLAEQLRASLARQISHQFADHNRVISAFVLTPGLEEQLRNSLRRQETTRDAFPEHHNRALLVQLRHACERLTEDQHAVLLVHPELRRAMRRLVVRGELELAVLSFRELAGEYNLQAIGTISLNEITQRRSASGVPITSMASAS, encoded by the coding sequence ATGATCATTCTTAACCGGCTCAACGGCCTGGCGCGCATTGCCGCCCGACGCAGCGACGTCATCATCGTCGCGTTCATGCTGATGGCCATCGTGATGATGATCATCCCCTTGCCGACCTGGCTGGTGGACGTGCTGATCGGCCTCAACATCTCGTTGAGCATCCTTATTCTGATCGTTGGCTTTTACATCTCGCACTCGGTGGAATTTTCCGCGTTGCCGCCGCTGATCCTGCTCAGCACTCTGTTCCGCCTGTCGCTCTCCATCACCACCACGCGCCTGATTTTGCTGGACGGCAACGCCGGCCATATCGTCAAGGCGTTCGGCGATTTCGTGATTGCCGGGCAAGTCGTGGTCGGGTTGGTGGTGTTCCTGATTATCACGGTCGCGCAGTTCGTGGTGATCACCAAAGGCGCCGAACGGGTGGCCGAAGTGGCCGCGCGTTTCACCCTTGACGCCATGCCCGGCAAGCAGATGAGCATCGACAACGATCTGCGCAACGGCGACATCGATCAGCCGGAAGCGCGCCGCCGCCGCTCACGCCTGGAGCAGGAAAGCCAGATGTTCGGCGCCATGGACGGGGCCATGAAGTTCGTCAAGGGCGACGCCATCGCCGGGCTGGTGATCCTGGCGGTGAACCTGTTGGGCGGCATGCTGATAGGCATGCTCGAGCGCGGCATGTCCTTCGGCGACGCCGTCCACACCTACTCGCTGCTGACGGTGGGCGACGGCCTTATCGCGCAGATCCCCGCGCTGCTTATTTCAGTGGCGGCAGGCACGGTGGTGACCCGGGTCAACAACGACAACACTGACGGCAATCTGGGCACCGAGATCCTTCACCAGTTGGGCGCCAGCTACATGGCCCTCGGGCTGACCGCGCTGATCCTGCTGGGCGTCGCGTTGTTGCCAGGCTTCCCGTCGATGGTGTTCATCGGTCTGTCGATAATCTTCGGGTTTGCCGCGTTCGTCATGTACCGCCGCGGGCAGGTGCTGCCTGCCGTGTCCGTCCCTGAGGCGGTCGAAGTGCAGGCCGTTGAAGAGGAGCAGCCCGAGCCGATGCAGATGCTTGGCAAACCACTCGACAGCCGCGTGCTCCTCAGCCTGGGCGCAGGGCTGGCGCAGGCCGCCCCTCAAGTGCCGCTCGGTCAGCGAATAGAAGCGCTGTGCCACGCGATACGCGCCGACCTGGGCATCGAGGTGCCTGTACCGCAGATCTATCTGGATCCGGCCATGGCGGCCAACCGCTTTTCCATCGAACTGGAAGGCGTACCGGTGAGCGAGGGCGAGTTGCCCGGGGACTATTTGCTGTTGACCGATGATCCGCTGCACGCGCAGTTGCTTGAGGTGCCGACACTGGACGCCGAATCGCCGTTGAACCGGCGCCCGGCGCAATGGACCGAGCGGCACCACGAGGACGCGCTGCAGGGCGCCGGCATCGGCTTCATGCGGGTCGATGAAGTCCTGCGTGCGGTGCTGGAACGGGCCTTGCGCCGCTACGCAGCGGACTTCCTCGGCATTCAGGAAACCCGTGGCGTGCTTGAGCGACTGGAAAACACCTACGGCGAACTGGTCAAGGAAGTCCTGCGGATCCTGCCGTTGCAGCGGGTGGCCGAGGTGTTGCGCCTGCTGATCGCCGAGGGCGTGTCGATCCGCAATCAGCGTTCGCTGCTCGAAGCCATGGTCGAGTGGGGCGCGCGCGAACCTGACGCCCTGCGCCTGGCCGAGCAGTTGCGCGCTTCACTGGCGCGCCAGATCAGCCATCAGTTCGCCGATCACAACCGGGTGATCAGCGCCTTTGTCCTGACCCCGGGGCTGGAAGAACAATTGCGCAACTCGCTGCGCCGTCAGGAAACCACCCGCGATGCCTTCCCGGAACACCACAACCGCGCGCTGCTGGTGCAGCTGCGGCATGCGTGCGAGCGCCTGACCGAGGATCAACACGCCGTGTTGCTGGTGCACCCGGAGTTGCGTCGGGCCATGCGCCGTCTCGTCGTACGCGGCGAGCTGGAGTTGGCCGTGCTGTCGTTTCGCGAACTGGCCGGCGAATACAACCTTCAGGCGATCGGCACCATCAGCCTCAATGAAATTACCCAGCGCCGCAGTGCCAGCGGCGTTCCCATTACCTCCATGGCGAGTGCTTCATGA
- a CDS encoding type II and III secretion system protein family protein, producing MTRYSGFSAQAAVGLCLAAVTTLVAPAIACAQTIAKGSTGTLDLASGEGRILSFKAPVDSVLVAEPGIADLQVVSPGVIYVFGKAPGETSLIALGPDGEQLASLNLAVNSATQGISRSLQALNPGSSARVSGAGNRVVASGSVRSVGEATDLNALLGAQDQVFKTAINDASYAGSAQVNIRVRFAEVSRSELLRYGVNWNALFNNGTFSFGLLTGGALAADAASGASNVISAGLASGNVNIDAMLEALQNNGILEVLAEPNITAMTGQTASFLAGGEVAVPVPVNRDLVGIEYKQYGVSLLFSPTVLPNDRIALQVRPEVSSLMSTNTVSVGGYQVPSFRVRRADTRVEVGSGQTFAIAGLFQRESSQDVEKVPMLGDMPILGNLFRSKRFQRNETELVILITPYLVQPVRSRTLATPLDAMPGAAKPGAATTASAGPRNGGLFGFYMK from the coding sequence ATGACGCGTTACTCCGGTTTTTCTGCACAGGCGGCTGTTGGCCTTTGCCTGGCAGCTGTCACGACGTTGGTGGCGCCCGCCATCGCCTGCGCCCAGACCATCGCCAAAGGCAGCACCGGCACCCTCGACCTGGCCTCCGGTGAAGGACGCATCCTCAGCTTCAAGGCACCGGTGGATTCAGTGCTGGTGGCGGAGCCGGGCATTGCCGACCTGCAAGTGGTGTCGCCCGGTGTCATCTATGTGTTCGGCAAGGCGCCGGGCGAAACCAGCTTGATCGCACTGGGGCCGGACGGCGAACAACTGGCCAGCCTCAATCTGGCGGTGAACAGCGCGACCCAGGGCATCAGTCGCTCGTTACAGGCCCTCAACCCGGGCAGTTCGGCGCGCGTCAGCGGGGCTGGCAACCGCGTGGTGGCCAGCGGCAGCGTGAGAAGCGTGGGAGAAGCGACCGATCTGAATGCCCTGCTGGGCGCGCAGGACCAGGTTTTCAAAACGGCCATCAACGACGCCTCTTACGCGGGCTCGGCGCAGGTCAATATCCGCGTGCGCTTTGCCGAGGTCTCGCGGTCCGAGCTGTTGCGCTACGGCGTCAACTGGAACGCACTGTTCAACAACGGCACGTTTTCCTTTGGCTTGCTCACCGGCGGTGCCCTGGCCGCGGATGCCGCCAGCGGTGCGTCCAATGTGATCAGCGCCGGGTTGGCCTCCGGCAACGTGAACATCGACGCCATGCTCGAAGCACTGCAGAACAACGGCATTCTTGAAGTGCTGGCCGAACCGAACATCACCGCCATGACCGGGCAGACCGCAAGCTTCCTTGCCGGTGGCGAGGTGGCAGTACCGGTGCCGGTCAACCGCGATCTGGTCGGCATCGAATACAAGCAGTACGGCGTCTCGCTGCTGTTCAGCCCGACGGTGCTGCCGAACGATCGCATCGCCTTGCAGGTGCGGCCGGAGGTGAGCAGCCTGATGAGCACCAATACGGTCAGTGTCGGCGGTTATCAGGTGCCGTCGTTCAGGGTGCGGCGCGCCGACACGCGGGTAGAAGTCGGCAGCGGCCAGACCTTCGCCATTGCCGGTCTGTTTCAGCGCGAGAGCAGCCAGGACGTCGAGAAAGTGCCGATGCTTGGCGACATGCCGATCCTCGGCAATCTGTTTCGCTCCAAGCGGTTCCAGCGCAACGAAACCGAGCTGGTGATCCTCATCACCCCTTATCTGGTGCAGCCGGTGCGTTCGCGCACCCTGGCCACGCCGCTGGATGCGATGCCCGGCGCTGCCAAACCCGGCGCTGCGACCACGGCTTCCGCCGGGCCCCGCAACGGCGGGCTGTTCGGGTTTTACATGAAATGA
- a CDS encoding tetratricopeptide repeat protein yields MPSRFAATLILLGSVTLAACTTTPSASDEGSERFMRLAADLEQRGDPATAAGLYEKATQQPHAPLQAWLKLGDTRLTLSDARGAERAYQQALELKPDSADALLGLGTAQLRQGKLERAVTVLTQAAAQPGQPQAFNRLGIALILQGHAREAQAAFNDSLRQLPNDLDIRSNLALAYALGGESQRALDTVRSVNESARALPGHQRNVLLITVLAGTEQDISNLRLDQISEADRQQLLVEARRIKALNDVQAQARALGLVDSH; encoded by the coding sequence ATGCCCAGTCGCTTCGCCGCCACGTTGATCTTGCTCGGCAGTGTCACCCTCGCCGCCTGCACCACGACGCCCTCTGCCAGCGACGAGGGTTCCGAGCGGTTCATGCGCCTGGCTGCCGATCTGGAGCAGCGCGGCGACCCGGCGACCGCGGCCGGGCTGTATGAAAAAGCCACGCAGCAACCCCATGCCCCGTTGCAAGCCTGGCTCAAGCTCGGCGACACCCGCCTGACCCTCAGTGATGCCCGCGGCGCCGAGCGCGCTTACCAACAAGCCCTTGAACTGAAACCGGACAGCGCCGACGCGCTGTTGGGGCTTGGCACCGCGCAATTGCGCCAGGGCAAGCTGGAGCGCGCGGTGACGGTGTTGACTCAGGCCGCTGCCCAACCCGGCCAGCCCCAGGCCTTCAATCGGCTGGGCATTGCGCTGATTCTGCAGGGCCATGCCCGCGAGGCGCAGGCCGCGTTCAATGACAGCCTGCGGCAGCTGCCCAACGACCTGGACATCCGCAGCAATCTGGCCCTGGCGTACGCGCTGGGCGGCGAGTCGCAACGGGCGCTGGACACTGTTCGCAGCGTCAACGAGTCGGCCCGCGCCCTGCCCGGCCACCAGCGCAACGTGTTGCTCATCACGGTGTTGGCGGGCACCGAGCAAGACATCAGCAACCTGCGGCTGGACCAGATTTCCGAGGCTGATCGCCAGCAATTGCTGGTCGAGGCGCGCCGCATCAAGGCCCTCAACGACGTCCAGGCCCAGGCCCGAGCGTTGGGGCTGGTTGACAGCCACTGA
- a CDS encoding type III secretion protein, producing MTDRSRLKGMLCWLIAALLAVNVHADDLPADANPDWFAQPYAYVLVEQDVRGALEEFGHNLGLLVVMSDKVRGKARSSLRAESAGDFLTQLCDTNGLSWYYDGNILYLSGDGETGTRLFKTPGQSPQQLEAYLDSLDVYGKQMSSRPGPDGDELFVSGPPAYLNMVQQHVDHLQPPAAVAAPVARERGVRVFRGGVVTTEAAH from the coding sequence ATGACTGATCGTTCACGCCTGAAAGGAATGCTCTGCTGGCTGATCGCAGCGCTGCTGGCGGTCAATGTCCACGCCGACGATTTGCCTGCCGATGCCAACCCGGACTGGTTCGCCCAGCCGTACGCCTACGTGCTCGTCGAGCAGGACGTGCGCGGCGCCCTGGAAGAATTCGGCCACAACCTGGGCCTGCTCGTGGTGATGTCGGACAAGGTCCGCGGCAAGGCCCGCAGCAGCCTGCGCGCCGAATCGGCCGGCGACTTCCTGACCCAGCTGTGCGACACCAACGGCCTGAGCTGGTACTACGACGGCAACATCCTTTACCTGAGCGGCGACGGCGAAACCGGCACCCGGCTGTTCAAGACCCCGGGGCAGAGTCCGCAGCAGCTGGAAGCGTACCTGGACAGCCTCGACGTGTACGGCAAACAAATGAGTTCAAGACCGGGCCCCGACGGCGACGAGCTGTTCGTCTCCGGGCCACCGGCCTACCTGAACATGGTTCAGCAGCACGTCGACCATCTGCAGCCGCCCGCTGCCGTTGCCGCACCCGTTGCCCGCGAGCGAGGCGTGCGGGTGTTTCGCGGCGGCGTGGTCACCACTGAGGCCGCGCACTGA
- the sctJ gene encoding type III secretion system inner membrane ring lipoprotein SctJ produces MPNRCRAVRLMIVVAMASLLQACDINLYTNLSEREANAMVAVLLRDGIPASRKVQDNGQLTVVVDEKRFGEAMSALEDAGLPGQSFSNMGQVFKSNGLVSSPVQERAQMVYALGEELSHSVSEIDGIVSARVHVVLPDNDLLKRVISPSSASVLVRYDPATDINPLIPQIKTLVANGISGLSYDGVSVTAIKAVAPGGRAVVSNPPRLASFMGVWLLEDDLPRARWMFGLLLVCTLGLGGAFAWQHWQRRRANAVYVLEDAT; encoded by the coding sequence ATGCCCAACCGCTGTCGCGCCGTGCGTTTGATGATTGTCGTGGCCATGGCCAGTCTGCTGCAGGCTTGCGACATCAACCTGTACACCAACCTGAGCGAGCGCGAAGCCAATGCAATGGTCGCGGTGCTGTTGCGCGACGGCATCCCGGCTTCGCGCAAGGTACAGGACAACGGCCAGCTGACCGTGGTGGTCGACGAGAAACGCTTCGGCGAAGCCATGTCGGCCCTCGAAGATGCCGGGCTGCCCGGCCAGTCCTTTTCCAATATGGGGCAGGTGTTCAAGAGCAACGGTCTGGTCTCCTCGCCGGTTCAGGAGCGCGCCCAGATGGTCTACGCGCTGGGTGAGGAGCTGTCACACAGCGTCTCGGAAATCGACGGCATCGTCTCGGCCCGGGTGCACGTGGTCCTCCCGGACAACGACCTGCTCAAGCGGGTGATTTCGCCGTCATCGGCCTCGGTGCTGGTGCGCTATGACCCGGCCACTGACATCAACCCGCTGATTCCGCAAATCAAAACCCTGGTGGCCAACGGTATTTCCGGGCTGAGTTACGACGGCGTGTCGGTGACGGCAATCAAGGCCGTGGCGCCGGGGGGGCGTGCCGTCGTCAGCAACCCGCCACGTCTGGCGAGTTTTATGGGCGTCTGGCTGCTTGAAGATGACCTGCCGCGAGCGCGCTGGATGTTCGGCCTCTTGCTGGTGTGCACACTGGGGCTGGGTGGTGCGTTCGCTTGGCAGCATTGGCAGCGGCGCCGAGCGAATGCCGTGTACGTGCTGGAGGACGCCACATGA
- a CDS encoding FliH/SctL family protein gives MSALPNRPALRILRAEQADLWIDGYAFIEAAEAHAVSIRQDSEQWLQAAREAGFESARLQGAEEVSLLLTRTAQQVDAWLSGLEASLADLALGIAREVLDDMDDAERILRCTRKALGAFRQDQALTLWVAPADARAVRERLHAGIDQLPAIVVESDEQLPPGQARLSSPVGSVELGLDAQLTNLRRSLLPFTDEAHA, from the coding sequence ATGAGCGCATTACCGAACCGGCCCGCACTGCGCATCCTTCGCGCTGAGCAAGCCGACCTGTGGATCGACGGCTACGCCTTCATTGAGGCCGCCGAGGCGCATGCCGTGAGCATTCGCCAAGACAGCGAACAATGGTTGCAAGCCGCTCGCGAGGCCGGCTTTGAAAGCGCGCGCCTGCAGGGCGCCGAAGAGGTCAGCCTGTTACTGACCCGGACCGCGCAACAGGTCGATGCCTGGCTGAGCGGTCTGGAAGCCTCGCTGGCCGATCTGGCGTTGGGCATTGCGCGCGAGGTGCTCGACGACATGGACGATGCCGAGCGCATCCTGCGTTGCACCCGCAAAGCCCTTGGCGCGTTTCGTCAGGATCAGGCGTTAACGCTGTGGGTTGCTCCGGCGGATGCCCGGGCCGTGCGCGAGCGCCTGCACGCCGGCATCGATCAGCTGCCGGCAATCGTCGTTGAATCCGACGAGCAATTGCCGCCGGGCCAGGCGCGCCTGTCCAGCCCGGTCGGTTCGGTGGAGCTTGGGCTGGACGCGCAGCTCACCAACCTGCGCCGCAGCCTGTTGCCGTTTACTGATGAGGCACATGCGTGA
- a CDS encoding FliI/YscN family ATPase gives MNVDLQAIVPRLSARLHEARVRPMKGTVRSIRGVLLRASVAGVRIGELCQLRDPATGRSLAAEVIGFEQDEAILSPIGSMEGLSTRTEIIATGETLGVSVGDGQLGRVVSPMGDYLDGDGIAPPGLMQRYPLHAEPPAPFSRQLIVKPMALGVRSIDGLLTLAQGQRMGIFGEPGVGKSSLLASIVRHTDADVIIIGLIGERGREVRELLDVQLDAAARARTVAVVATSDRPAAERVRAAFVATSLAEYHRDQGRNVLLLMDSLTRFARAQRELGLAVGEPPTRRGYPPSFFSALPRLLERAGPASVGSITALYTVLTEGDAAMDPVAEEARSILDGHIVLSAELAQRNYFPAVDVLRSRSRLMDQVCGDEQRQLALRIRELMARRNEIEMLVRVGEYAPGSDPLADEAIARHDAIEAFMRQGANEPSSAEQTLNHMRKVLA, from the coding sequence GTGAACGTAGACCTGCAGGCGATTGTCCCGCGTTTGAGCGCGCGCCTTCACGAAGCACGGGTGCGCCCCATGAAAGGCACCGTGCGCAGCATTCGCGGTGTGCTGTTGCGCGCCAGCGTTGCCGGGGTGCGCATCGGCGAGCTGTGCCAGCTGCGCGATCCCGCTACGGGCCGGAGCCTGGCAGCGGAAGTCATCGGCTTCGAGCAGGATGAAGCGATTCTGTCGCCGATTGGTTCAATGGAAGGCCTGTCGACCCGCACCGAGATCATCGCCACCGGCGAAACCCTCGGCGTCAGCGTCGGCGACGGCCAATTGGGCCGGGTCGTCAGCCCCATGGGCGACTACCTTGATGGCGACGGCATCGCGCCACCGGGTTTGATGCAGCGCTATCCGCTGCATGCCGAACCGCCAGCGCCGTTCTCGCGCCAGTTGATCGTCAAGCCGATGGCGCTGGGAGTGCGTTCCATCGACGGCCTGCTGACCCTGGCCCAGGGGCAGCGCATGGGGATTTTCGGCGAGCCGGGGGTGGGCAAATCGTCGCTGCTGGCGAGCATCGTGCGGCACACCGATGCCGACGTGATCATCATCGGCCTGATCGGTGAGCGCGGCCGCGAAGTGCGTGAACTGCTGGACGTGCAACTCGATGCGGCGGCGCGCGCGCGAACCGTTGCCGTGGTTGCCACCTCGGACCGGCCTGCCGCCGAGCGAGTGCGGGCGGCGTTCGTCGCCACCTCATTGGCCGAATACCACCGCGATCAGGGGCGCAACGTGTTGCTGTTGATGGACAGCCTGACCCGCTTTGCCCGTGCGCAACGCGAACTGGGCCTGGCGGTGGGCGAGCCGCCGACCCGGCGCGGTTATCCGCCATCGTTTTTCTCGGCCTTGCCACGCCTGCTGGAGCGCGCCGGCCCTGCGTCCGTGGGCAGCATCACCGCGCTGTACACCGTACTGACCGAGGGTGATGCGGCGATGGACCCGGTGGCCGAAGAAGCGCGGTCAATTCTCGACGGACACATCGTGCTGAGTGCGGAACTGGCCCAGCGCAATTACTTTCCGGCGGTCGACGTACTGCGCAGCCGCAGCCGCTTGATGGATCAGGTCTGCGGCGACGAACAACGTCAACTGGCCCTGCGCATTCGCGAGCTGATGGCACGCCGCAATGAAATCGAGATGCTGGTGCGCGTCGGCGAATACGCACCCGGCAGCGACCCGCTGGCCGATGAAGCCATTGCCCGGCATGACGCCATCGAAGCGTTCATGCGTCAGGGCGCCAACGAGCCGAGCAGTGCCGAGCAAACGCTCAACCATATGCGCAAGGTGCTGGCATGA
- the sctQ gene encoding type III secretion system cytoplasmic ring protein SctQ — protein sequence MTCQHREPLAPPNVALPLQGLEQHDPQWLALHNRLHRRRQPWQSVFAGQPVQVTWSTAQPLPLPMHDVRFSLGDASLVVRMPAQWLESLDGVSASVKSEATPMLLELALLDLIEPVERLSGQTLEVVELAHEGEPDLIAHPLHVTLLVQLGEDAALPVPLHLSVEAAHLMADLLEQHASADRHPVSALRLRLAVEHGEALLSLGELRSLRAGDVLMLDGYPGDSPEDGPDHQVRLVLPGRLHARATSSGEGIRLLEPLIATHFAKDIDMTESAIGPDLDSTLDELPMKLVCQVGSVELSLAQLRELGEGSLLPLSAPTRDGVDLMVNGRRIGQGQLVKIGDGLGVRLLSFTAP from the coding sequence ATGACCTGTCAACACCGCGAACCTCTGGCGCCGCCGAACGTCGCGTTACCGCTGCAGGGGCTGGAACAACACGACCCGCAGTGGCTCGCCCTGCATAACCGGCTGCACCGCCGTCGCCAGCCGTGGCAAAGCGTTTTCGCCGGCCAGCCGGTCCAGGTCACATGGAGCACCGCGCAACCCTTGCCGCTGCCCATGCACGATGTGCGCTTTAGCCTGGGCGACGCCTCGCTGGTGGTGCGGATGCCGGCGCAATGGCTCGAAAGCCTCGACGGTGTGTCTGCCTCTGTAAAAAGCGAGGCCACCCCGATGCTGCTGGAGCTTGCGCTGCTCGACCTGATCGAGCCGGTCGAACGTTTGAGCGGCCAGACCCTTGAGGTCGTCGAGCTTGCCCACGAAGGCGAACCTGACCTGATTGCCCATCCGCTGCACGTCACCTTGCTCGTGCAGCTGGGCGAGGACGCAGCGCTGCCAGTGCCGCTGCACCTGAGCGTCGAGGCGGCCCACCTGATGGCCGATTTACTGGAACAACACGCCAGTGCCGACAGGCATCCCGTCAGTGCGCTGCGCTTGCGGCTGGCGGTCGAACACGGCGAGGCGCTGCTGAGCCTTGGCGAACTGCGCAGCCTGCGCGCCGGGGACGTGCTGATGCTCGACGGCTACCCCGGTGATAGCCCCGAAGACGGCCCCGACCATCAGGTTCGCCTGGTACTCCCCGGCAGGCTGCACGCCCGCGCCACATCAAGCGGCGAGGGCATCCGCCTGCTGGAACCATTGATTGCCACTCACTTTGCCAAGGACATCGACATGACTGAATCCGCCATCGGGCCGGACCTGGACAGCACGCTGGATGAGCTGCCAATGAAACTGGTGTGTCAGGTCGGCAGTGTCGAACTGTCCCTGGCCCAGTTGCGCGAACTGGGTGAAGGCAGCCTGTTGCCGCTGTCTGCGCCCACTCGCGACGGGGTGGACTTGATGGTCAACGGCCGTCGCATCGGTCAAGGGCAGTTGGTGAAGATCGGCGACGGCCTGGGCGTGCGTCTGCTGAGTTTTACCGCGCCATGA
- the sctR gene encoding type III secretion system export apparatus subunit SctR, giving the protein MNGYQPNLVEIILVVATIGLIPLAVVTLTGFMKISVVLFLIRNALGVQQTPPNLVLYGIALILSVYVTTPLIGDMYRQVEGRDLKMENVEQVREFGDALRPPLQAHLSRFANESERGFFVQATETIWSPEARADLRDDDLVVLVPAFVSSELTRAFEIGFLLYIPFLVVDLLVANVLMAMGMSMVSPTLISIPLKIFLFVALSGWSRLMHGLILSYG; this is encoded by the coding sequence ATGAATGGCTATCAGCCCAATCTGGTCGAGATCATTCTGGTCGTTGCCACCATCGGGCTCATTCCGCTGGCGGTGGTGACGCTGACCGGCTTCATGAAGATCTCGGTGGTGCTGTTTCTGATCCGCAACGCGCTGGGCGTGCAACAGACGCCGCCGAATCTGGTGCTGTATGGCATTGCATTGATTCTGTCGGTGTACGTGACCACGCCATTGATCGGCGACATGTACCGCCAGGTCGAAGGGCGCGACCTGAAGATGGAAAACGTCGAGCAGGTCAGGGAATTTGGCGATGCGCTCAGACCACCGTTGCAGGCGCACCTGTCGCGCTTCGCCAACGAAAGCGAACGCGGCTTCTTTGTGCAAGCCACTGAAACCATCTGGTCGCCGGAAGCGCGGGCCGACCTGCGCGACGACGACCTGGTGGTGCTGGTGCCGGCCTTCGTCAGCTCCGAGCTGACCCGCGCCTTCGAGATCGGCTTTCTGTTGTACATCCCGTTTCTGGTGGTGGATTTGCTGGTCGCCAACGTGTTGATGGCGATGGGCATGTCGATGGTCTCGCCGACCCTGATCTCGATACCGCTGAAAATCTTTCTTTTCGTCGCGCTAAGCGGCTGGTCACGCCTGATGCATGGCCTGATCCTCAGTTACGGGTGA